In Chloroflexota bacterium, the genomic window GAAGCCCTACCTGCCGCTCAACGCACTTATCACCAGTGAGCTCTTGCGGATGGCACGCGAGGAAGGCCTCAACTGGCTTATGCGGGGTGAAATCCTCTGGGATAAGGGTGCCAGCGCTGGAGTCAGCACCGCCTGGGGCAGTTTTGCCAGATCCTCCGACCCGGTTCTGAGAGATGTCCACGAGTACATCATGGTTTTCTCCAAGGAAAGCTTCAAACTTGCGGACGGCGGTAAATCTGGAATTCGCGGCGGGCAATTTGTCGACTGGACCCGAAGCATCTGGCGTCCGGAGGAGATGATGAGGTCTCACGATGGCGGTGACCGGGGATCTGGACTTGAGGAGTTGCAGCAGAAGCTGGCAGGCAAGCTCAAGGATGCTCGTCGCCGGCAAAAGGACGACAGCTGGATTGCCGAATCGATGGCCCGGGCAGCATGGCAGTACTTCAGCCATCCGGGCGATACCGTCTGGGCGATGACTACCGAGTCAGGCGGCGATCATCCGGCGCCCTTTCCTGTGGAATTGCCTCGCCGGCTCATTTTGCTATACACCAGTGCGGGCGATCTGGTGCTGGACCCCTTCATGGGTGCCGGGTCGACGGCCGTGGCAGCGATTGGCACGGGCAGGCATTATGTGGGATATGACCTGTCACAGAGCTATTGCGATATGGCCAATGAGCGGGTAAAACGGGCATCGAACAATCAATCCTGATGATGACGATCAAGCATTGTCAGCCAGGCATTCGCCAATTCACTGACTGTTTTGGATTATCCCTATGACCATTGTAGTAACCGGTTCGGTCGCTTTTGACAATCTGTTAACCTATCCTGGCTATTTCAAGGACCAGATCCTGCCCGAGCACATCGATAAGCTGAGTGTCAGTTTTCTGGCCGATACCAAGGAAAGTTACATGGGTGGTACTGGCCCTAACATTGCATTCAGTCTCGCTCTCCTGGGCAACCGTCCCAAGCTGATGGGCGCAGCCGGTAAGGACTTTGCCCCTTTCCGTGAATGGTTGGAGGAGAAGGGCGTGGATACCTCCGCCATGGGGATCTTTCAGGATGAATTCACAGCCACCTTCACGGTGCTTACCGATCTGGATCACAATCAGATCGCCAGCTTCTATACCGGTGCCATGGCTCGTGCCAGGGAGCTTTCTTTGGGTGATCTGGGCCTCGATTCCGAGGATCTGGTGATCATTTCTCCTAACGACCCGGAAGCGATGCAAAAGACAGCTCAGGAATGCCGGGAACTCAATGTCCCATTCGTCTATGACCCCAGTCAACAACTGGCTCGTATGGCAGGTCCTGAACTGGTGGAGTCGATGCAAGGGGCTCGCGTCTTGACAGTCAACGAGTATGAGTATGAGATGGTCAAACAAAAGAGTGGTCTCGACGAGGCTGCCATTCTTGACAAGGTGGATGTGATAGTTGTCACCCTTGGGGCCAAGGGCTCGTCTGTCATCGGTAAGGATTTTCGCATGGAGGTCGAGCCTGCCAATGCGCGGCAGATCACCGAACCCACCGGCGTCGGTGATGCCTACCGGGCTGGGCTCATGACCGGTATGGTACACGGCTTTTCCTGGGAAGTCGCCTGCCGGATGGCCAGCCTGGCCGCTGTTTATGTGATCGAGCAGTCGGGCACCATGAACCACAACTACCATCTTGACGAGTTTGTCGAGCGATATCGCCAGGAATTCGGCGACGCGCCGGAGTTGGCGGAATTGCTGGCGAGCGGGGCGAGTGGAGTGTAGAGGAAGGAGGCCATGTGCTCCCAATTCTACACGGTACGCTTAACAACCGATAAAGCCGAGTTGCATGCCTTCCTGCAGAGGGATCCCATTTACGGTGCTTATGCAATCGGTGACCTGGAAGATGTGCATTTTTCGCAGTGCACCTGGTACCTGGCTGAAAGTGCTGGTCAGGGTAAAGCCCTGATGCTGATCTATCAGGGTCTGGAGCCGCCAGTTCTTTTCTGCATGGGTGACGTGGCCGGTATCGCCGAGATATTTCGCCGGGGTATGCTGCCAGGTACCATGTACATGAGTGCCCAGGTCGAGCACCTGCCCATCTTTCAGCAGCGCTACGATTTTCGGCTGGATAGGGTGCGACCCATGTGGCGCATGACTGTAACTCCTGAGAGGTTCCTTCCGGTCGATGCGCCGATTGGAGCGAATCGTACCTGGAAGTTGCGTTGCCTGGGCATCTCTGATGTGGAGGCATTGGTCACCTTGTACAGCGCGGGTGGTGCTTTCGTTCCCGATGCCTTCTCGCCCTCACAGGTGCCCGAGGGTGTTTTTGTTGGGCTGGAACATGCTGGTGAGTTGCTGGCTGTTGCAGGCACGCATCTGGTGGCGCCCACCTGGGCCGTGGCGGCGGTGGGCAACCTTTACACCCATCCGGCATGGCGAGGCCGCGGGTTCGGACAACTGGTAACCACTGCTGTCACCCGCGAGCTTTTGAGTCGAGGTATGTTGGTCGTACTCAACGTAGATGGCGATAATGCCGCTGCTATTCGGGTCTATCAGAAGTTGGGCTACCAGAGTTACTGTCCCTTTTTTGAGGGAATAGGCGTTGAGAAGACTTGTGATCAGGTCGCCAGATACGGCCTGGTCGTCGACAAAAAATAGATCTGCGGCGAGTGGCGGGCAAAAACCTGTTACGTCCTCGTCGCCCATTGGAAATCTACCAAATCAAGAGGTGAAAGAACGTGGATTACGATATTAGAGACATTGGTCTTGCCGAAGAAGGTCGTTTTCGTATGCAGTGGGCCGCGCGGGAGATGCCGGTTCTCAATATGCTCGAGGATCGTCTTTCCGACGAGCGCCCCCTGGATGGCTTGAGGCTCAGTGCCTGCCTGCATGTTACCGCAGAAACCGCTAACCTGATGCGGGTGCTGCAAGCTGGTGGCGCCGATGTGGTATTGACGGCCAGCAATCCCCTCAGCACCCAGGATGACATCGCTGCCGCGCTCGTCTCTTTCTACGAGATGCCCGTCTATGCGATCAAGGGTGAGGACAACGAGACCTACTACCAGCATCTGAATGCCGCCCTGGATCATAGACCCCACATGACCATGGATGATGGCATGGACTTGCTGGCGACGCTCCATAAGGATCGAGAAGAACTGCTTGACAACGTCATTGGTGGCACCGAAGAGACCACGACGGGGGTTATTCGTCTCAAGGCCATGGCAAAGGATGGGCAACTGAAGTACCCGGTCATTGCTGTCAATGACGCGATGACCAAACATCTCTTCGATAACCGTTATGGCACGGGCCAGAGCACCCTGGATGGAATCATCCGGGCAACCAATATTCTGTTGGCAGGCAAGACCTTCGTGGTCGGTGGTTATGGGTGGTGCAGCCGCGGCATTGCGATGCGGGCCAAGGGCCTGGGCGCAAGCGTGGTGGTAACTGAAGTGGAGCCACTCAAGGCCCTTGAGGCTGTCATGGATGGCTTCCGGGTCATGCCGATGATGGAAGCGGCTCAGATCGGTGACATCTTCTGCACCGCCACCGGCGACATCCACGTTTTTGACAGGCATCACTTCGAGGTGATGAAGGATGGCGCGATTCTGGCTAACTCGGGCCATTTCAACGTCGAGATCAATA contains:
- a CDS encoding site-specific DNA-methyltransferase, translated to MTAMLGEKNQKVPSDTIFCADARQMAHLPDSCVHLVVTSPPYNINKTYTDHQDNLPLDEYLEFLNEVWRECYRVLVPGGRLCINVANTNRKPYLPLNALITSELLRMAREEGLNWLMRGEILWDKGASAGVSTAWGSFARSSDPVLRDVHEYIMVFSKESFKLADGGKSGIRGGQFVDWTRSIWRPEEMMRSHDGGDRGSGLEELQQKLAGKLKDARRRQKDDSWIAESMARAAWQYFSHPGDTVWAMTTESGGDHPAPFPVELPRRLILLYTSAGDLVLDPFMGAGSTAVAAIGTGRHYVGYDLSQSYCDMANERVKRASNNQS
- a CDS encoding carbohydrate kinase family protein, encoding MTIVVTGSVAFDNLLTYPGYFKDQILPEHIDKLSVSFLADTKESYMGGTGPNIAFSLALLGNRPKLMGAAGKDFAPFREWLEEKGVDTSAMGIFQDEFTATFTVLTDLDHNQIASFYTGAMARARELSLGDLGLDSEDLVIISPNDPEAMQKTAQECRELNVPFVYDPSQQLARMAGPELVESMQGARVLTVNEYEYEMVKQKSGLDEAAILDKVDVIVVTLGAKGSSVIGKDFRMEVEPANARQITEPTGVGDAYRAGLMTGMVHGFSWEVACRMASLAAVYVIEQSGTMNHNYHLDEFVERYRQEFGDAPELAELLASGASGV
- a CDS encoding GNAT family N-acetyltransferase, translated to MCSQFYTVRLTTDKAELHAFLQRDPIYGAYAIGDLEDVHFSQCTWYLAESAGQGKALMLIYQGLEPPVLFCMGDVAGIAEIFRRGMLPGTMYMSAQVEHLPIFQQRYDFRLDRVRPMWRMTVTPERFLPVDAPIGANRTWKLRCLGISDVEALVTLYSAGGAFVPDAFSPSQVPEGVFVGLEHAGELLAVAGTHLVAPTWAVAAVGNLYTHPAWRGRGFGQLVTTAVTRELLSRGMLVVLNVDGDNAAAIRVYQKLGYQSYCPFFEGIGVEKTCDQVARYGLVVDKK
- the ahcY gene encoding adenosylhomocysteinase; this encodes MDYDIRDIGLAEEGRFRMQWAAREMPVLNMLEDRLSDERPLDGLRLSACLHVTAETANLMRVLQAGGADVVLTASNPLSTQDDIAAALVSFYEMPVYAIKGEDNETYYQHLNAALDHRPHMTMDDGMDLLATLHKDREELLDNVIGGTEETTTGVIRLKAMAKDGQLKYPVIAVNDAMTKHLFDNRYGTGQSTLDGIIRATNILLAGKTFVVGGYGWCSRGIAMRAKGLGASVVVTEVEPLKALEAVMDGFRVMPMMEAAQIGDIFCTATGDIHVFDRHHFEVMKDGAILANSGHFNVEINIPALEEMSSEKRRVRHQLDEYQLPDGRNIYMAGEGRLVNLAAAEGHPASVMDMSFANQALSAVYLRDHGSELANDVYAVPEHLDQEIARFKLEAMGIKIDVLTPEQEAYLTSWTEGT